A window of the Deinococcus malanensis genome harbors these coding sequences:
- the cobM gene encoding precorrin-4 C(11)-methyltransferase has product MKVYFIGAGPGAADLITLRGARLLGQCRVILYAGSLVPEAVLEHASADAERFNTASLDLQEQISLYRRAQQEGLDVARVHSGDPAIYGATAEQMRALRELGIAYEVVPGVSSFTACAASLGAELTRPGVTQTVILTRASGRASPVPDAENLASLAAHQASLCVFLGGHQLEQNVAELLRHYPPETPAALVQRASQPEERRHVATLGTLLGGLKLSDWTLTTMLLVSPALHDPTELQEVSRLYDPAYAHRFRRAHTGEG; this is encoded by the coding sequence TTGAAGGTCTACTTTATTGGTGCCGGCCCAGGGGCCGCCGACCTGATCACGCTGCGCGGCGCCCGGCTGCTTGGCCAGTGCCGCGTGATCCTGTATGCCGGATCTCTGGTCCCGGAGGCCGTGCTCGAACACGCCTCTGCGGACGCCGAACGCTTCAACACGGCCAGCCTGGACCTCCAGGAGCAGATCAGCCTGTACCGCCGCGCCCAGCAGGAGGGACTGGACGTCGCCCGCGTGCATTCGGGCGACCCGGCCATCTACGGCGCCACCGCCGAGCAGATGCGGGCGCTGCGTGAGCTGGGCATCGCCTATGAGGTCGTACCTGGAGTCAGCAGCTTTACCGCCTGCGCCGCCAGTCTGGGCGCGGAACTGACCCGCCCGGGCGTCACCCAGACCGTCATCCTGACGCGGGCCTCGGGCCGGGCGAGCCCGGTGCCGGACGCCGAGAACCTGGCGAGTCTGGCGGCCCACCAGGCCAGCCTGTGCGTGTTTCTGGGCGGGCACCAGCTGGAGCAGAACGTGGCCGAGCTGCTGCGGCACTACCCACCAGAAACGCCCGCCGCCCTGGTCCAGCGGGCCTCACAGCCCGAGGAGCGGCGCCACGTCGCCACGCTGGGCACGCTGCTGGGCGGCCTGAAACTCAGCGACTGGACGCTGACGACCATGCTCCTGGTCAGCCCGGCGCTGCACGACCCGACCGAACTGCAGGAGGTCAGCCGGCTGTACGACCCGGCCTACGCTCACCGCTTCCGCCGCGCCCATACAGGAGAGGGGTGA
- the cobI gene encoding precorrin-2 C(20)-methyltransferase, whose product MTGMFYGLGVGPGPAGLLPVASLDILRRVDHIFAPRSRVSETSVALEALRSLDFPRQRVREVEFLMDGDDRRIGQHYSALAREIAALGRQGQSVAYLTIGDAMTYSTLGYLVAALKREAPELPRRVLPGITSYATAAAMTGFALGEGKERVLILPCPDDLSTLTADIEHNDVVVLMKVGRRLNGVLDLLQNMNILEHCALAHRLGLDGEVVLPSLNVRPEAGRLGYLSVLLIRKHPPRRFS is encoded by the coding sequence ATGACCGGCATGTTCTACGGCCTGGGCGTAGGCCCGGGGCCCGCCGGGCTGCTGCCTGTCGCGTCGCTGGACATTCTGCGGCGGGTGGATCACATCTTTGCCCCCCGCTCACGGGTGTCAGAGACGTCGGTGGCACTGGAAGCCCTACGCAGCCTGGACTTTCCCCGTCAGCGCGTGCGCGAGGTGGAATTCCTGATGGACGGCGACGACCGGCGCATCGGGCAGCATTACTCCGCCCTGGCGCGCGAGATCGCAGCGCTGGGACGGCAGGGCCAGAGCGTCGCGTACCTGACCATCGGCGACGCCATGACCTACAGCACGCTGGGTTATCTGGTCGCCGCCCTGAAACGCGAGGCACCGGAACTGCCGCGCCGGGTCCTGCCTGGCATCACCAGCTACGCCACGGCAGCGGCCATGACCGGTTTTGCGCTGGGTGAGGGGAAGGAGCGCGTGCTGATCCTGCCCTGTCCCGACGATCTGTCGACCCTAACGGCAGACATCGAGCACAACGACGTGGTGGTCCTGATGAAAGTCGGGCGGCGCCTGAACGGTGTGCTGGACCTCCTTCAGAACATGAACATCCTGGAGCACTGCGCCCTGGCCCACCGACTGGGCCTGGACGGCGAAGTGGTGCTGCCTTCCCTGAACGTGCGGCCCGAAGCCGGCAGGCTGGGCTACCTGAGCGTGCTGCTGATTCGCAAACACCCCCCCCGGAGGTTTTCTTGA
- the cbiD gene encoding cobalt-precorrin-5B (C(1))-methyltransferase CbiD: MPARPLLDLSQPAPNGLRRGFTTGSAATAALKAALTLLYRGEVPGAVQITLPGGDLGLRIPVQRVELTDSGAYAEVVKDGGDDPDATHGATLWVRLTLLAGADSSSPMTFHAGEGVGTVTAPGIRVPVGEPAINPVPRDMMRRAAHEVAGHEAFAVTVGCVHGEKISRRTFNPRLGILGGISILGTTGVVEPMSLEAYAASVEVEVRVAAHARPAAVVFTPGKLGRDYAEQTLGIQREKIVQISNFVGAGVDALQEALTELPYALPLLLVAGHPGKLAKVLNGDWNTHSSHSGMAMNALARVAAELNLGPVMVDALSGANTVDACVELLAPHPQGAAVWSETARQIAGALQERAPAAEHVQVALFALDGTPLGEARTGGGA; the protein is encoded by the coding sequence ATGCCCGCCCGTCCACTTCTTGACCTGAGCCAGCCCGCGCCCAACGGGCTGCGGCGCGGCTTTACCACCGGCAGCGCAGCCACAGCGGCCCTGAAGGCTGCCCTGACGCTGCTGTACCGGGGCGAGGTCCCGGGCGCCGTGCAGATCACGCTCCCGGGTGGTGACCTGGGCCTGCGGATTCCGGTACAGCGGGTGGAGCTCACCGACTCCGGAGCCTACGCCGAGGTCGTCAAGGACGGCGGCGACGATCCGGACGCGACTCATGGCGCGACCCTGTGGGTGAGGCTGACGCTCCTGGCAGGTGCAGATAGCTCTTCCCCCATGACCTTTCACGCGGGGGAGGGCGTGGGCACCGTGACCGCCCCGGGCATCCGGGTGCCGGTGGGTGAGCCGGCCATCAACCCGGTCCCGCGCGACATGATGCGCCGGGCCGCTCACGAAGTTGCTGGGCATGAGGCCTTCGCCGTCACGGTGGGCTGCGTGCATGGGGAGAAAATATCCCGGCGCACCTTCAATCCGCGGCTGGGTATCCTGGGCGGAATTTCGATTCTGGGCACGACCGGCGTGGTCGAGCCGATGAGCCTGGAAGCCTACGCCGCTTCCGTGGAAGTCGAGGTGCGGGTGGCGGCCCATGCGCGCCCGGCGGCAGTGGTGTTCACGCCGGGCAAGCTGGGCCGGGATTACGCCGAGCAGACCCTGGGAATCCAGCGCGAGAAGATCGTGCAGATCAGCAACTTTGTCGGCGCGGGAGTGGACGCTCTGCAGGAGGCGCTGACCGAACTGCCTTACGCGCTGCCGCTGCTGCTGGTCGCGGGGCACCCGGGCAAGCTGGCCAAGGTTCTGAATGGCGACTGGAACACCCACAGCAGCCACAGCGGGATGGCCATGAACGCCCTGGCGCGGGTGGCCGCTGAGCTGAACCTGGGCCCGGTCATGGTGGACGCCCTCTCCGGGGCCAATACGGTCGATGCCTGCGTGGAGCTGCTGGCACCCCACCCGCAGGGCGCTGCCGTGTGGTCGGAGACGGCGCGGCAGATCGCTGGGGCGCTTCAGGAGCGTGCGCCGGCTGCTGAACATGTCCAGGTGGCACTGTTCGCCCTGGACGGCACCCCACTGGGTGAGGCCCGCACCGGAGGCGGCGCATGA
- a CDS encoding precorrin-8X methylmutase, translating to MNAPLDDYAVVLAAHGSRDPASQAQFEQLVAEVRALEPGRIITHGFLEFNTPTLDEAARAAVEAGARNIVMVPGVLLAATHAKNDLPSELNALRREFPEVTFHYGAAMDLHPLLLEVCRERLIEAETSAGKEVRRDRTLLLVVGRGTTDPDANGDIHKLARFLEEGLGYGASLVCYSGTARPDLPTGLARAAAMGFERVIVFPYLLFDGVLARRVRDAVAAAAQRWSGTEFLTASHLGPHRKVAQVFLERSREGVQGQGHMNCSLCKYRVQVIGYEAQQGQAQVSHHGAVRGLLGAGKTEAEPKTVPHYVPHPIEQQSFEIIETLRDWSTVPSSDRYAMQRLVHTAGDPGIVEDLSFSPGAVEAGIQAILRGLTVVTDVTMVHSGLKREVLARLGVQVWCGVHDAETHLLSSQTGLTRSAAGIRRAYEKFGNDCVVAIGDAPTAIFETVRLIRERHWRPALVIGLPVGFVGTQESKAALRTCLSVPRITNSGYRGGSPWASSVVNACMIQAQNRLADLGRDQ from the coding sequence ATGAATGCCCCTCTGGACGACTACGCGGTGGTTCTGGCCGCCCATGGCAGCCGCGACCCGGCCAGCCAGGCGCAGTTCGAGCAGCTGGTGGCCGAGGTGAGGGCCCTGGAGCCCGGGCGGATCATCACTCACGGCTTTCTGGAGTTCAACACGCCCACCCTGGACGAGGCGGCGCGGGCAGCCGTCGAAGCCGGTGCCCGGAATATCGTGATGGTGCCGGGCGTGCTGCTGGCCGCCACGCACGCGAAGAACGATCTGCCCAGCGAGCTGAACGCGCTGCGCCGCGAGTTTCCGGAAGTGACCTTTCACTACGGCGCAGCGATGGATCTTCACCCGCTGCTGCTGGAAGTGTGCCGCGAGCGCCTGATCGAGGCAGAGACGTCTGCAGGCAAGGAAGTGCGCCGGGACCGCACCCTACTGCTGGTGGTCGGACGCGGCACCACTGACCCTGACGCCAACGGGGATATTCATAAACTGGCCCGCTTTCTCGAAGAGGGGCTGGGGTATGGGGCGAGTCTGGTGTGCTACAGCGGCACGGCACGGCCCGACCTGCCAACGGGCCTGGCGCGCGCCGCCGCGATGGGCTTCGAGCGCGTGATCGTGTTTCCGTACCTGCTGTTCGACGGCGTGCTGGCGCGGCGGGTGCGGGACGCGGTGGCGGCTGCCGCACAGCGCTGGTCAGGGACCGAATTCCTGACGGCCTCGCATCTGGGCCCGCACCGCAAGGTGGCGCAGGTGTTTCTGGAGCGCTCCCGCGAGGGCGTGCAGGGGCAGGGGCACATGAACTGCTCGCTGTGCAAGTACCGCGTGCAGGTCATCGGGTACGAGGCGCAGCAGGGACAGGCGCAGGTCAGTCATCACGGCGCGGTGCGCGGGCTGCTGGGCGCGGGCAAGACGGAAGCCGAACCCAAAACGGTTCCCCACTATGTACCTCATCCCATCGAGCAGCAGTCCTTCGAGATCATCGAGACGCTGCGCGACTGGAGCACGGTACCGTCCTCGGACCGGTACGCCATGCAGCGGCTGGTGCACACTGCCGGAGACCCGGGCATCGTGGAGGACCTGTCGTTCTCGCCCGGAGCGGTGGAAGCCGGCATCCAGGCCATTCTGCGCGGCCTGACGGTAGTCACCGACGTAACCATGGTCCACAGCGGCCTCAAGCGCGAGGTTCTGGCCCGCCTGGGCGTGCAGGTGTGGTGCGGGGTCCATGACGCCGAGACTCACCTGCTGAGCAGCCAGACCGGCCTGACCCGTTCGGCAGCCGGCATCCGGCGGGCGTACGAGAAATTCGGCAATGACTGCGTCGTGGCCATTGGTGACGCGCCCACAGCGATTTTCGAGACCGTGCGCCTGATCCGCGAGCGGCACTGGCGCCCGGCCCTCGTGATCGGCCTGCCCGTGGGCTTCGTGGGCACCCAGGAGAGCAAGGCCGCGCTGCGCACCTGCCTCAGCGTGCCGCGTATTACCAACAGCGGGTACCGTGGCGGCAGTCCCTGGGCCAGCAGCGTGGTCAACGCCTGCATGATCCAGGCCCAGAACCGCCTCGCGGACCTGGGCCGCGACCAGTGA
- a CDS encoding cobalt-precorrin-7 (C(5))-methyltransferase: MIACIGAGPGHLDFLTQKGARLVREADVVAGFDAVVDVVRPLIAPEARIVTMGYRDQVARLEEVAELHHAGQKCAVVFMGDIHFSGFQYLDRVETACGHQVETVPGISSAQVLASRGRVCFDETTFLTFHRRGDLTPFKTHLREVLRAGRNAIVIPRPWDFMPRDIATYLLAGGASTAHRVEVWENLTRQEAEWTGTLTDLEGRDFSDMSIMLIRALTPMPTGLEGER; this comes from the coding sequence TTGGCGCCGGGCCCGGACACCTGGATTTTCTGACCCAGAAAGGCGCGCGGCTGGTCCGCGAGGCAGACGTCGTGGCTGGCTTTGACGCGGTGGTGGACGTGGTGCGTCCGCTGATTGCTCCGGAAGCCCGGATCGTGACGATGGGCTACCGCGATCAGGTGGCCCGGCTGGAAGAGGTCGCTGAGCTTCACCACGCTGGACAGAAGTGCGCCGTCGTCTTCATGGGCGACATTCACTTCAGCGGCTTCCAGTACCTGGATCGGGTGGAAACCGCCTGTGGGCATCAGGTCGAGACGGTGCCGGGCATTTCCAGCGCGCAAGTGCTGGCCAGCCGCGGCCGGGTCTGCTTCGACGAGACGACCTTTCTGACCTTTCACCGCCGCGGTGACCTGACTCCGTTCAAAACGCATCTGCGCGAAGTGCTGCGTGCCGGGCGCAACGCCATCGTCATTCCGCGTCCGTGGGACTTCATGCCACGGGATATCGCGACGTATCTGCTGGCCGGCGGGGCCAGCACGGCCCACCGGGTGGAGGTCTGGGAAAACCTGACCCGGCAGGAAGCGGAATGGACCGGCACCCTGACAGACCTGGAGGGACGGGACTTCTCCGACATGAGCATCATGCTGATCCGTGCGCTGACGCCCATGCCGACCGGGCTGGAAGGCGAACGGTGA